The DNA region GTAAAAGCGCCTTTGAAAAAGGAGTCATAGTTGGAAAGGAAGTAAATCGTTGTCGCGAGCTTGCTAATACGCCGGGCGGAGACATGACCCCTGCTCTTTTGGCGCAAAAAGCCAAAGATGCCTGCCGAGGCACGGCAGTAAAGGTTTCAGTTTTTGATGAAAAGAAAATTAAAGAATTAAAAATGGGCGCAATTTTGGGAGTGTCGCGTGGCTCTCCCGAAAAACCCAAGTTTATAGTTATGGAATATTGGGGGAGTTCTTTAAAGGATTCAAGACAATCTAAACACCCAATCGTTTTGGTTGGCAAAGGAGTAACTTTTGACACAGGTGGTCTTTCGCTTAAGTCTTCAGACTCAATGCTTGGTATGCATCTTGATATGTCTGGCGGAGCGGCTGTGATTCATGCGATTGCGGCGGCTGCCAAACTCGGACTCAAGAAAGATATAATAGGGCTTGTGCCGGCGGTGGAGAACATGCCTTCCGGCGAGAGCTATCGTCCGGGTGATATATTAAAAACAATGTCTGGAAAGACTGTTGAGGTTTTAAATACAGATGCCGAAGGACGCCTAATCTTGGCTGACGCTCTGACTTTTGCCAAAAGATATAAGCCAAAACTGGTAATTGATATCGCAACTTTGACAGGCGCTGCAGTTGTGGCCTTAGGCGAGAGATGTTCAGCAATATTTTCAAAGGATAAAAAGATTATAAATCTTTTGGAAGAATCTGGAGAAAAGGTCGGCGAGTATGTTTGGCCACTGCCACTTTGGGAAGAATACGAGGAAGATATTAAGGGACATTTTGCTGATTTTTCAAATATTCATAAAGATAATTCTCGTTGGGGTGGGGCAATTGAAGCAGCAGTCTTTCTTTATCAGTTTGCTAAAGATTATCCTTGGGCCCATATAGACATGGCGCCTAGAATGGTATCAATCAAAAGTGATCACTTAGCCAGAGGCGCGACTGGAGAACCTCTTAAACTTTTGGTAAGATTGATTGAAAGTCAATAGGATACTTAACTTTGTTTTATGATTTTTAAAAAAGACAGAAAAAGAGACGACGTTAGAGACAAGAAAAAAGAGAAGCCAGAAGAAGAAAATATCCCGTTTGAAGACCTTCTTAAGGTAAAAGGTGTCAGAACGATGGAGACTGACGCTAGGGAATACAAAGAAAAGCAGGAAAAGTACGGTGATGATGTTCCGCCTTACGACCCATATCTTTCTTCTTCCGAATTGTCAGATAGAGATGATTTGATTGCACAAAAGGCACGGGAGACCACCTCGGCGCCGTTTGAAATCAGGCGAGAGATGCCGGAGACGTCCACTTCGGACTTAGGTGCGGGCTTGGAAGAACAATTACCAAACGAAACAGAAGAAAGCGTGACAGAATCTGTTCTAGATAAAGGGGTGGAGAGAGAATATGATTTTCCGAATGTTCAGACAAAATCAAAAACAGAAGCTGAAACGGAAGATGTAGAAGAAGAGCCCATTGAAGAACCGAATCGTAAGCCCTCGCAATACAAAGACGAAGAAACGATATTGCGGGAAAGCATAGAATACTTGGCTCGACAGCATGCGGAATTATTGCAAAAACTGGAACATTATCGAAAAAATAAGAAAAAAGTTTTTGAAGAAAAACAGGATTTTGTTTTGAAAAAAGAAGAGATTGAAAAGACTCTGAAACCTATTTTAGGAAAAGAAAAGGAAAAAGAGAGTGAAATAGAAGAGATAGAGCGCGCCGAAGAAATTATAAAAAACGAGGAAGAACTTAGAGCGAAGGAAAAAGAACGCTGGACGAAGGAAGACGAAAGGCAGGCGATTGAAAAAAAGAAGTGGGGATTGTCGGATGATCTTGAAACCATCAACAAATTTATAAAGGACAGGGATGAATTGTCTGCTTCTTTGGCCGAGAAAGAAAAAGAGACTCAAGACAAAATAAAAGAAACTGAAACTGAAAAAAAGAAAAAAGAGATACAGCTTAGGATTTTGCAAATTAGAAGAAGTCGAAAACAGGCCGAGGATGAACTTAATAATTTTAAATCTCAACTAATTCAAATTTCCGAAACTATTTCAGGACTTGTCTCAGAAGAGGGTCAAATTTTGGAAAAAAAGAAAAAGGTTGAAGAAAAAGAAAAACAAGCCGGTTCATCCGAAGAAGAAAAGGAAGTTGAAGCTCTGCGGTGGGATTTGGAGAAGCGTTTAAGGCAGGTTGAGGGTAAAAGGTGGCAGGTGTCAGACCAAAAAGTCAGATTACAGCAGCTTGCGATTGAGTCGGAAAAACGTCTTCAGTTGATTCTATCAGAAGAAAATGAAGTCGAAGCCGAGCTGAAAACTCTCTCTTAGCTCGATTCTCAAAAAAAATTATGACTAAAAAAGGGTTGAAGATAGTTCACGTTTCTTCTGAAGTGGAACCATTTTCAAAAAGTGGGGGCCTAGCGAGTGTTGCTTCCGCCCTTCCGAAAGCCCAAAGTATTCTTGGTCACGACGTTTTGGTGGTTACTCCCTTTTATGAAAAATTGATAAACAGAAAGGAGTTTGGTCTTGAAGAAATTGGTAGTGATGTTTTGGAAATAAGTGGCAAGACTTATGAAGTCTCGTATTTAAAAGGTTACCTGAACGATAAAACCCCGATATTTTTCATTAGCAACAGCCGTTTTTTTGGCAAAAGACAGAATCTTTACGGCGCCAAAAAAGAAAATACCCGTTTTTTCTTTTTTGATTTGGCGGTTTTGGCTTTTCTGCGGAAAATAAATTACCAACCGGATATCTTACATTGCCACGATTGGCACACTGGTCTCATACCATATTTTTTAAAAGGCAGATTTAAGAATGAGAATTTTTGGAAGAATACCGCAACGGTTTTTACTATTCATAACCTTGCTTACCAGCTCGGCCATGATTGGTGGACAATCACGGCGAAAAAGAAGGATAATGGAAGAATAATTCTACCAGCATTTTCCGATTCGAGAAGGGTGGAAACCATCAACTTTGCCAAGAGGGCTATTTTGTCGGCTGACACAGTAAATGCCGTTTCTGAAACTTATCGTGAGGAAATTATGACCAAAGATTTCGGCGAGGAGCTTCACAGAATTTTGAAAAATCGTGAAGAAACTGTATTTGGTGTAGTCAATGGAATAGATTACGAAGAATATAACCCCTCAACTGATCCTGGACTTTACAATAATTTTGATGCTAAAAATCCGGAGGCCAAGAAGGCCAATAAAACCTGGCTTCAAAAATTTTTAAGATTTAAAGTCGATAACGACACACCGCTTATTTGCATGACCTCAAGGATTGTGGAACAAAAGGGCTTTGAGTTGGTTTTAGAGATTTTGCCAACAATCCTAAAAGCTGATATCCAAATCGCAATTATGGGCGACGGCCAGAAGTCTATTGTGGAATCTTTGAAGAAAATTAAAAAACAATTTCCCAAAAAAATTGCGGTGATACCTTTTAACGTAAAATACGAAACCTCACTTTATGCCGGTTCGGATATCTTTCTTTTGCCATCCAGATTTGAACCGTGCGGAATTAATCAGCTTATTGCTCTTCGCTACGGTTCAATACCCGTCGTTCATCACATCGGTGGTTTGGCCGACACCATTCACAATTTTAATCCGGAGAAAAAAACCGGTAACGGATTTACTTTCAAGGAATACAGTCCGATTGCTCTGGCAATGGCAATTGCCAGGATTTTAGAAGTTTATAAACAGAAATCAATCTGGAATAATCTTTTAGTGTCAGTCTTGCAAGAATCTCACTCTTGGAAGATACCGGCCCAAAAATATGTTGAGCTTTATAAATCAACAATCCGCCGAACCAGATCAAAAAATAAAAACCTATGATTACTTGGGTAAATTTTCTCCATTTGCACCAGCCACCTCTGCAGGCGCCAGAAATTTTGAAAAAAGTTTCTGAAGAAAGCTACAAGGAGATTATTTCTATTTTTAATAAATTTCCTGAAGTGAAAATGACCTTAAACATCTCTGGTTCGCTCTTGGAACTATTTCAGAAAAACAACCAAACGGAAATCATAAAAGCTTTTAAGGAATTAGTTTCTTCTGGTCGGATTGAGATTACGAGCTCGGCCATATATCACCCGATTTTACCGCTTATTTCGGAGTCAGAAGTCTTAAACCAGATAAGGTTAAACCGAGAAAAATTAGAAGAAGTTTTCGGCGCTACACATCACCCAAAGGGATTTTTTTTGCCGGAGATGGCATATAGCCAAGAAGTCGCAAAATTGGTCGAGTCGGCCGGATTTTCCTGGTTGATTCTGGACGAAATTCATTATCCTCTCGGCAAACCAAATTCCTCAAGCTCATACAGAATAAAAGGAACTGGTCTTAAGGTCGTCTTTCGAAATAGAATCTTTTCAAAAAGTTTTCCGCCCGAATCAATAATCAAAAATTTTAATGAACTAGAAAACCAGATTTTAATAACCGCTCATGATGGCGAAATGTATGGTCACTGGCACAAGGACGACCAAGGTTTTACTGACAAAGTGTTTGCTAATCCGGCAATAAAAACTATAACCGTCTCCGAGTATCTTGAATCTTTGACAACAAAGGCGGAAGAGATTGAGCCACTAAGGGCAAGTTGGGAGTCAGACCTTTCGGAAATCAAGAGGGATTTGCCTTATGCCATCTGGCAAAATCCGAAAAATAAAATCCAGAAAAAACTCTGGGATTTTGAAAATCAGGCTTACTCAATTCTGCAAGAAAACAAAGAGGATCCAAACTGGAAATGGGCAAAAAAACATTACGATAGAGGAATATCAAGTTGCGCTTGGTGGTGGGCTTCCGGAAGAAAACTAGACGCTTTTTCTCCTATTGCTTGGAATCCGACAGAAATTGAAAAAGGCGCTTTAGAAATTTTGCGTTCTGTTAGATCTTTGGATAAACTTGATTTGAAAACCCACCTTAAATTGGAGAAAAAATTTGCAGATTTAAGAAAAATAATTTGGCTTCAACATTGGCAACAAAAACACAAAAAGAAAGATTAAAAAAACGGATTTTGTTTCCGTCTATTTGCCTTTATCTGCAAATTCATCAGCCGTTTAGGATTACTGGAGAAAAAGTTAACTATTTCAAAGATAGTAAAAAAAACGAAATAAGTAATAAAAAAATTTTTGAAAAGGTTTGCCGTAAATCATATCTACCAGCTGGCAAAATATTGCTAAAAATCCTAAAAAAACACAAAGATTTTCATTTCTCCATCTCTTTTTCCGGTTTAGCTTTGGAACAAATGGAAAAATTTTCCCCAGAAGCTTTGATGGTTTTTAAAAAAATGCACGAAACTGGACGGATGGAAATTTTATCAGAAACTTATCATCACTCTCTGGCCTTTTTTTATTCCAAAAGAGAATTTGAAAAGCAAGTTTCAATGCACCGCCAAAAAATTAAAAAACTTTTTAATGCTGACCCGAAAGTTTTCAGAAATACGGAGTTGGCCTACAACAATGATTTGGCGGTCTGGGCTGAAAAAAAAGGTTATGCTGGAATCTTGGCCGAAGGATGGGAGGAGTATATTGGGAGTTGTGGTCCAAATTATGTTTATCAACCAAAAGACACGGAAAAGATTAGATTGCTTTTGAGGAACTATAAATTTTCAGATGACATTGCTTTTCGCTTTTCTGAACCGAGTTGGCCAGGATGGCCACTAGACGCGTCGAAATTTGCAAATTGTTTGGGAAAAGATGGGGGAGAGACGATAAATATTTTCTTAGACTTTGAAACTTTCGGTGAACATCAATACCAGGAAACCGGAATATTTAACTTTCTTACAGAATTGCCGATAGAAATATTAAAAAGAAACGGTAAATTTAGAACAGCAAGTCAAACAATTTCCTTTTTTAAGCCGAAAGCTAAAATTGATGTTCCGAAGATTTTAACATGGGCTGATTCAGAGAGAGATTTATCGGCCTGGAATGGAAATAAAATGCAAAAAGATGCGTTGAGAGTAGTTTATGGTTTAGAAAAAAATATTTCGTCTGTAAAAAATAGAAACGTTGTCAAGGATTGGCGAAGACTTCAAACTTCTGACCATTTTTATTATATGTCAACCAAAGGTCTTGATGATGGAGGAATACATGATTATTTTAGTCCTCATAAAAATCCACAAAAAGCTTACAAAATTTTTATAAAAACCATAAAAAATTTAGCTTTAAGAATTAAGAAAAAAAATAGTAGTTAATTTTATGCTTCAGATATCCACTCCAAAATATCCCTTGTTGCTTTCGGATTTGGAATTTTAGTTAAATCAATTTGTAAAATTGGAATTCTGGACATTTTTGCTATTTCAAAATATATATTTTGTATGGCCACATATTCTTCTGGCTTTCGGCTTATTCGCTCATAATGTCGATGTGAAGTTAACCTATCTTTTAAGCGTTTTTCAAAAATTATTGGGTCTTTGCTGACGGTACATAAAATTATTTTAGCTCCCAAACTTAGTAACCTGTCTTCCGTAGATTTATAGTTAAATCCTCTTTTTTTGTTTTCTAGAGAGTGGTAAACAGCATCGCTTAGATGAAATTTTTCAAAGATAACGTTACTGTCTTTCAATATCTCGGCCATTTCCAAATATTTTTCAATTATCAATTGTGAATCTTTAGTTCCAAAAATGCCTATATCGCTGTTAAACCAGTGGCAACCGTTTAAAATATGTCTATTTGTATTGTATTTCTTTTCTAAAAAATCATAAATTTGCTGGATAATATGACTTTTACCAACCAGTTCAACCCCCTCAAATATCAACTTGTGGGCTTTTTTGTTTTTTTCAATCACGTTGTAAAATAAAAAGAAATGAAAAATCTAAAAGAGAATGATAATTACAAATGGTATCACAAGTCGGTGGTCTATCATATTTATACCAGAAGCTTTAAAGACTCAAACAAAGATGGGGTGGGTGATTTAAGGGGTATTATTGATAGATTAGATTATCTTGCCGGTAGTGAAAAATCTTTGGGAATCGGCGCAATCTGGCTTTCGCCTTTTTATAAATCTCCACAAGTTGACTACGGCTATGATATTTCTGATTACAAAGATATAGATCCAATGTTTGGTGACCTTGAAACTTTTAAAACTCTAGTAAAAGAGTGTCACAAAAAAAACATCCGAATTATAATAGATTTTGTAATCAATCACACATCTTCCGAACACAAGTGGTTTAAAGAATCCCGATCTTCGCGGGAAAATTCTAAAAGAGATTGGTATATTTGGCGCGATCCAAAACCGGACGGCTCTCCGCCCAATAACTGGCGCTCTGTTTTTGGTGGACCAGCTTGGACTCTTGATGAAAAAACCGGTCAGTATTACTTTCATAGCTTTCTGCCTGAACAACCGGATTTAAATTGGCGTTATGAAGAAGTCCAAGAAGAAATGAAGCAGGTAGGAAGATTTTGGCTTGATATGGGGGTAGACGGTTTTCGGATTGATGCGATTGAGCATTTGATAGAAGACAGCTATCTGCGCGATGACCCAAGAAATCCAGATTATGTGCCACTACGCGATGACCCATATCTTTTAAATGAACATCTTTTCAGCAAAAGCCAGAAAGATTTGAGTTATTGTATAAATGCTTTATGTGAACTAATCAGCGAATACCCCGACAGATTTATTGTCAGTGAGGCCTATGTTGATATTCCTAAAATTGTCTCTCTTTATCAGGCCTGCGAGCAAAAGGTTCACGCACCTTTTAATTTTAATTTGATGGGAAAACGTTGGTCAGCCACAGAATATCGTCAATTTGTTGATGAATTTGAAAAAGCCCTGTCGCCAAACGATTGGCCAAATTATGTTTTTGGAAATCATGATCGTTCGCGTCTGGTATCCCGCCTCGGAGAGAAGAGGGCTAGGGTCGTGGCGGTTTTGCTTTTGACACTGCGTGGTATGCCTTTTATCTATTACGGTGATGAAATTGGTATGGCTGATGTTGAAATTTCTCTAGAAAAAATAAAAGACCCATTTGCTAAAAAATTGGGCGAAACCAGATATAGTCGCGACCCAGAACGGACACCAATGCAGTGGAGTAGAGAGAAATATGCCGGTTTTTCAGAAGTTGAGCCGTGGTTGCCGGTTTCGCCGGACTTTGAGAAAAAAAATGTCGAAGAAGAGCTCAAAGACCCAAGTTCAATTTTAAATCTTTATCGCTCTTTGATAGGTTTCAGAAATAAGACGCCGGCTTTGCAATATGGAACTTATAAATCTTTGGATACTTTGTCCTCGGAAATATTCTCTTATGTTAGAGAATATGAATGTCAGAAGATTTTGATAATACTAAATTTTTCTGATAAAGAAGTTGAGGAAACTATACCTTTTAAAGAACTAAAATTTATTTGCTCCACTTACGGGGAAATCTTTAGGGTTGGCGACAATCCTTCTGGTAAGGTGAGTTTGAGACCAAACGAGGGCTGTATTTTTGAGGTTTTGAACTAATTTTAAAAAGTTTTTAGACACTACCTTTTTCTATTGATAAAAATCTATTATTTGTTATAATATAAAAAGTTGTAAGTTTGTTCTTTGTCGTTGAGTTGTTTTATGAAGAGGGTAGTGTGTTGCTACTCTCATCACCCCCCGTCCTATTTCTTGGAGGACATACTGAAAGGAGCGAAAAATGTTGGAGATTTTCCGTTTTGACTTGAGAGAGAATCCGAAGACGGGCAAGCCTCAGTGGCAGGCCCGACGGAAAGGCAGAGACGGCACGACGTGTTATATTGTCCCTGATGAGAGTCCCAGATTCCCCTCGTATGAGCAGGATGTTTGGCTCTGCGAGATCGGGGATCCGGTCTTCCTGTATCAGGACAAGAAGTCCCGAGTCGTTCAGGTCCGGCTCATCGCGCCGTGGCCGGAGAGGATGAAGCTTCTCTTTGTGCTTGGAGAGCGCGACGAGAAGCCCTTCTGGAGCGCGTCCGGGCGTGTCGGACCGGTGAATGTCACTTTCGTTGTCCACAAGTACAGCGAGGTGTCGCCTGATGAGACCAGTCCCGTCTGGAACTGCGGGCTGGATACCTTCATCATGGCCCAGAACCAGTACCGGATCATCGTTCCGGTTTGGCCGGAAGGACCGGTGGAAACCGAGCTCAGGACTCTTGACTTCACTGAAGACGAGAGCCCTGAAGGACGAGCCCAATTCGCCTGCCAATCGGCAAGCGACGGGGTCACCGTCAGGTATGTGGTTGACCGAGACCACTACCTGCGCGTCAAAAACTCTGGCGAGTCCCGCTGGAGTTGTGCCTTCAAGCGGGATCTCTACACAAGCCCACTCTCCCGTGTGATCGCGGTCGTTCCCGTGTCTCCTGTGCCTCTCACCGCCCGAGGGAAAAGGCGACGGGAGAGACGTGAAGAGAGGGCGATTCGCAAGGCAGCAAGGCTCGAGGCCGAGCGCGAATCGGCTCGGAAGCGCGCTGCCGAACGTCTGACGGGTGGTGGCACCCGGCGCTCCAACGGCGGTAAGAACAACAAGAAGGCTGCCACTACCTAAACCTAACAACTCAATACCGCACCTGCACCCCCGAGCCGTATGGGGGTGTTTTTTGTTGATAAACAAATATCCGAGAGTAGTAACCGCTCTCGGTTTATTTTTTTTTATTCTCTGTGGATTTTATTGTTGAAAATAAATAAGATAAGGTATAAAATTCTTTTCCAGGTTAATAGTTCTTTTGGTCGGGTGTCCGACCGGCTATTGCCGAAACCCTCAAAGAAAAGGGGTAATCGTGGAAGAGGAAGTTCCGACAATCAATGGGGCGAGGGACATGGACAAGATCGTGGAGGGAAAGAAGGTCAAGGTCGTCGGGGTCTGGATCAGAGTCACACCACAGAGTCCCATGACTCTGACTGTGACTGACTCCGCCGGGGAGATCAACTTCATCTGGTCTGATCCATATGTTCAGCCCACTACTAACATGCCGGGGTGCTGGGAGATGACGGTCAACAGCGAGATGGTGAAACTTGTGGGTTTCTACACCGTTTCTTCGGTTTCTGGGGGGCCGATTCTTGAGCCGGAGCGCCCCAAATACTGGGGCAAAAAAGCCGTGAAGATTGACCGTGGGCGCAGTCCGGTTCACCACACCTGAAGGAGGCACACACTCAAACCTCGCGCCAGACGGCTGGCGTGGGGTTTTTTTTATCCAATTTTTGAAGCCAATATAAAATCGTTTTCAGTCAAACCGCCGACTGAATGAGTAGAGATTGAAATTTTGACTTTATTCCAATTAAAAATCAGAATGTCCGGGTGATGGCCCTCGTCTTCAGCGATTTTTCCAACTTTATTGACGAATTCCAGCGCTTTTGGAAAATTTTCAAATTCAATTTTTTTTTCTATTTTTTTGCCATCTCCCGAGAGCCCCCAGTCTGGTATTTCTTTTAGAAAATTATTTATCTCAAGAGAATTTAACAACCCCCTACCGTTCTCGCAAGGAATACATTTTTTATTTTTTAACACGATAAAAATTCTTAACGCTTGTTTATTATTTTACTAAATCTTCTCCACAACATTTCAAACCTTCACGGATAGGGGCCTTTCCGATAATTTTTATAATTTCTTCTGGATCATCTATGATAGTGTAGAGTTTTGTATCTTCCTTCTCAATCGTTCCATACTTATTTAACAGAAACTTCTTAATTAATTTATCAAACTGTTTCCAGTACTCTTTACCGACCAAAATTACCGGTACTGAATGAATTTTGCCGGTCTGCACCAAGGTCAAAATTTCAAAACACTCGTCGAGGGTTCCAAATCCGCCCGGGTAAAAAATGTAGGCCTCGGCGGCAAAGGATAGACAAACCTTTCTGGTAAAAAAATAATAAAAATTGACTTCTTCAGTTAAAAATTTATTAGTTGCTTGTTCGGTTGGTATATCAATTGTGAGACCTAAAGATGAACCACCAGCTTCAATCGCGCCTCTGTTCGCGGCCTCCATAATACCCGGACCGCCACCGGTCAGAATGGCATAATTAAGCTCCCGAACTATTTTTTGGGCCAATTTTCTCGCATGTTCGTAAAATTTATTTCCTTCTTTAAATTGGGATGAACCAAAAAAAGTTACGGATAGAGGATGATCTTTCAAGAATTGGAAGCCATTTTCAAATTCTTTTTTTATCATTTCAATCCTCTGTCGGTTAGCGGTCTCAAAATCTTTAGAGTTTAGTTCTTCAAAATTTGAATTTGTCATAATTGTGTTGATTATTGGTTTTTGCCAGTTTATTGTATAATGAAAATAGGTTATTTCAAACCTTTATTACAAGCTCTAACCAAACAAAATGAAAAGCAAATTAAGTACTAATCAGTGGATAGCGGTTGTAGTCTCTATCTCGGCC from Candidatus Paceibacterota bacterium includes:
- a CDS encoding leucyl aminopeptidase encodes the protein MDFKFVSDKSKLLKGVVQAKFTDGKEIKFLKDENKIDKLLIGICKNRSEVNLRDFFILCRKLVRVAKIHRIKKLAIGFEEFDFPKLKNLSDEEKSRTISEQFLIAGFDFLKYKSEKESFLEEVFILNFPKECKSAFEKGVIVGKEVNRCRELANTPGGDMTPALLAQKAKDACRGTAVKVSVFDEKKIKELKMGAILGVSRGSPEKPKFIVMEYWGSSLKDSRQSKHPIVLVGKGVTFDTGGLSLKSSDSMLGMHLDMSGGAAVIHAIAAAAKLGLKKDIIGLVPAVENMPSGESYRPGDILKTMSGKTVEVLNTDAEGRLILADALTFAKRYKPKLVIDIATLTGAAVVALGERCSAIFSKDKKIINLLEESGEKVGEYVWPLPLWEEYEEDIKGHFADFSNIHKDNSRWGGAIEAAVFLYQFAKDYPWAHIDMAPRMVSIKSDHLARGATGEPLKLLVRLIESQ
- a CDS encoding glycogen/starch synthase — encoded protein: MTKKGLKIVHVSSEVEPFSKSGGLASVASALPKAQSILGHDVLVVTPFYEKLINRKEFGLEEIGSDVLEISGKTYEVSYLKGYLNDKTPIFFISNSRFFGKRQNLYGAKKENTRFFFFDLAVLAFLRKINYQPDILHCHDWHTGLIPYFLKGRFKNENFWKNTATVFTIHNLAYQLGHDWWTITAKKKDNGRIILPAFSDSRRVETINFAKRAILSADTVNAVSETYREEIMTKDFGEELHRILKNREETVFGVVNGIDYEEYNPSTDPGLYNNFDAKNPEAKKANKTWLQKFLRFKVDNDTPLICMTSRIVEQKGFELVLEILPTILKADIQIAIMGDGQKSIVESLKKIKKQFPKKIAVIPFNVKYETSLYAGSDIFLLPSRFEPCGINQLIALRYGSIPVVHHIGGLADTIHNFNPEKKTGNGFTFKEYSPIALAMAIARILEVYKQKSIWNNLLVSVLQESHSWKIPAQKYVELYKSTIRRTRSKNKNL
- a CDS encoding polysaccharide deacetylase family protein, with the protein product MITWVNFLHLHQPPLQAPEILKKVSEESYKEIISIFNKFPEVKMTLNISGSLLELFQKNNQTEIIKAFKELVSSGRIEITSSAIYHPILPLISESEVLNQIRLNREKLEEVFGATHHPKGFFLPEMAYSQEVAKLVESAGFSWLILDEIHYPLGKPNSSSSYRIKGTGLKVVFRNRIFSKSFPPESIIKNFNELENQILITAHDGEMYGHWHKDDQGFTDKVFANPAIKTITVSEYLESLTTKAEEIEPLRASWESDLSEIKRDLPYAIWQNPKNKIQKKLWDFENQAYSILQENKEDPNWKWAKKHYDRGISSCAWWWASGRKLDAFSPIAWNPTEIEKGALEILRSVRSLDKLDLKTHLKLEKKFADLRKIIWLQHWQQKHKKKD
- a CDS encoding glycoside hydrolase family 57 protein — encoded protein: MATKTQKERLKKRILFPSICLYLQIHQPFRITGEKVNYFKDSKKNEISNKKIFEKVCRKSYLPAGKILLKILKKHKDFHFSISFSGLALEQMEKFSPEALMVFKKMHETGRMEILSETYHHSLAFFYSKREFEKQVSMHRQKIKKLFNADPKVFRNTELAYNNDLAVWAEKKGYAGILAEGWEEYIGSCGPNYVYQPKDTEKIRLLLRNYKFSDDIAFRFSEPSWPGWPLDASKFANCLGKDGGETINIFLDFETFGEHQYQETGIFNFLTELPIEILKRNGKFRTASQTISFFKPKAKIDVPKILTWADSERDLSAWNGNKMQKDALRVVYGLEKNISSVKNRNVVKDWRRLQTSDHFYYMSTKGLDDGGIHDYFSPHKNPQKAYKIFIKTIKNLALRIKKKNSS
- a CDS encoding alpha-amylase family glycosyl hydrolase, encoding MKNLKENDNYKWYHKSVVYHIYTRSFKDSNKDGVGDLRGIIDRLDYLAGSEKSLGIGAIWLSPFYKSPQVDYGYDISDYKDIDPMFGDLETFKTLVKECHKKNIRIIIDFVINHTSSEHKWFKESRSSRENSKRDWYIWRDPKPDGSPPNNWRSVFGGPAWTLDEKTGQYYFHSFLPEQPDLNWRYEEVQEEMKQVGRFWLDMGVDGFRIDAIEHLIEDSYLRDDPRNPDYVPLRDDPYLLNEHLFSKSQKDLSYCINALCELISEYPDRFIVSEAYVDIPKIVSLYQACEQKVHAPFNFNLMGKRWSATEYRQFVDEFEKALSPNDWPNYVFGNHDRSRLVSRLGEKRARVVAVLLLTLRGMPFIYYGDEIGMADVEISLEKIKDPFAKKLGETRYSRDPERTPMQWSREKYAGFSEVEPWLPVSPDFEKKNVEEELKDPSSILNLYRSLIGFRNKTPALQYGTYKSLDTLSSEIFSYVREYECQKILIILNFSDKEVEETIPFKELKFICSTYGEIFRVGDNPSGKVSLRPNEGCIFEVLN
- a CDS encoding 4a-hydroxytetrahydrobiopterin dehydratase → MLKNKKCIPCENGRGLLNSLEINNFLKEIPDWGLSGDGKKIEKKIEFENFPKALEFVNKVGKIAEDEGHHPDILIFNWNKVKISISTHSVGGLTENDFILASKIG
- a CDS encoding TIGR00730 family Rossman fold protein, which translates into the protein MTNSNFEELNSKDFETANRQRIEMIKKEFENGFQFLKDHPLSVTFFGSSQFKEGNKFYEHARKLAQKIVRELNYAILTGGGPGIMEAANRGAIEAGGSSLGLTIDIPTEQATNKFLTEEVNFYYFFTRKVCLSFAAEAYIFYPGGFGTLDECFEILTLVQTGKIHSVPVILVGKEYWKQFDKLIKKFLLNKYGTIEKEDTKLYTIIDDPEEIIKIIGKAPIREGLKCCGEDLVK